In a single window of the Paramisgurnus dabryanus chromosome 23, PD_genome_1.1, whole genome shotgun sequence genome:
- the LOC135781847 gene encoding hyaluronidase-5-like, whose amino-acid sequence MLFSIHLGSPLHLVILISLWGFLNITLALPPTMPPIFKDTPFSVIWNAPTPVCEKLEINLDTSAFNAVTTPASVPNQFLNLFYAQRIGLYPYVNPDTKEEFNGGIPQKANLTASLLKELDDVNDHIPWFSPGLAVIDWEAWRPLWARNWSSKQIYRQLSIQYVQEKNPTLSSDETVALAKKQFQAAARAYMEGTLKLGIEMRPNYLWGYYLFPDSYNYGWEKPGYTGECSKKEQTLNDELLWLWNSSTALFPSAYLPLALKNNQNAAYFVRGRVQEAVRVSALPKHRYTSPIYVYLRPLFRDQSGIYLNETDLVNSIGESAALGASGVVLWGASADYNNKESCKALSAYLPSTLNPYITNVTAAAKLCSSTLCQNKGRCVRKNPQSNTYLHLNPKHFNILKSRGQYLAVGTPHLGDITKFFEAFTCQCYAGQKCSAKMPESLPTTPWLFM is encoded by the exons ATGTTGTTTTCCATTCATCTGGGATCACCTCTCCATCTAGTTATCCTAATCTCTCTTTGGGGCTTTCTTAACATAACATTAGCTCTACCACCAACCATGCCTCCGATCTTCAAAGACACACCCTTCTCTGTTATCTGGAACGCCCCTACCCCGGTATGTGAGAAGCTTGAAATCAATTTGGACACTTCAGCGTTCAATGCCGTCACTACGCCAGCCAGTGTCCCAAACCAATTTCTGAACCTCTTCTACGCCCAACGTATCGGTCTGTACCCTTATGTAAACCCGGACACCAAAGAAGAGTTTAATGGCGGCATTCCCCAAAAGGCCAACCTGACAGCCAGCCTGTTAAAAGAACTTGATGATGTCAATGATCACATCCCATGGTTCTCCCCAggtttggctgtgatcgactgGGAGGCGTGGCGACCGCTGTGGGCAAGAAATTGGAGTTCTAAACAAATCTACAGGCAGCTCTCCATTCAATATGTGCAGGAGAAAAACCCAACTCTGTCCTCCGATGAGACTGTAGCTTTGGCCAAAAAGCAGTTTCAAGCGGCCGCTAGGGCTTATATGGAAGGCACATTAAAGCTTGGGATTGAAATGAGGCCAAACTACCTTTGGGGCTATTATTTATTCCCTGACTCTTACAATTATGGATGGGAGAAGCCTGGTTATACCGGCGAATGTTCAAAAAAAGAGCAGACCTTGAATGATGAGCTCCTTTGGCTGTGGAACTCAAGCACGGCATTGTTTCCTTCTGCGTACCTGCCGCTAGCCCTTAAGAACAACCAAAACGCAGCTTACTTTGTTCGTGGACGAGTACAGGAGGCCGTCCGGGTGTCTGCTTTGCCAAAGCATCGATACACCTCTCCGATTTACGTATACTTGCGTCCTCTGTTTCGGGATCAGTCAGGAATATACCTGAATGAG acgGATCTGGTGAATTCTATTGGGGAGAGTGCAGCTCTGGGGGCATCAGGGGTCGTGCTATGGGGGGCCAGCGCAGATTATAACAACAAG GAATCATGTAAAGCTCTGTCTGCCTATCTGCCCTCCACTCTTAACCCTTATATAACCAATGTGACAGCAGCCGCTAAACTTTGCAGTAGCACGCTGTGTCAAAACAAAGGCCGCTGTGTGCGCAAGAATCCTCAATCAAACACCTATCTGCACTTGAATCCAAAACATTTCAACATCCTGAAGAGTCGTGGTCAATACTTGGCTGTGGGGACGCCTCACCTTGGTGACATCACAAAGTTTTTCGAGGCATTCACCTGTCAGTGTTACGCGGGTCAGAAATGCTCAGCAAAAATGCCGGAGTCCCTTCCCACAACTCCATGGTTGTTCATGTAA
- the LOC135781516 gene encoding hyaluronidase-5-like produces the protein MKIKIIQKFNEFAEAATMLFSIHLGSPLHLVILISLWGFLNITLALPPTMPPIFKDTPFSVIWNAPTPVCEKLEINLDTSAFNAVTTPASVPNQFLNLFYAERIGLYPYVKPDTKEEFNGGIPQKANLTASLLKELDDVKYYIPWFSPGLAVIDWEAWRPLWARNWSSKQIYRELSIQNVQEKNPTLSSDETVALAKKQFQAAARAYMEGTLKLGIEMRPNYLWGYYLFPDSYNYGWEQPGYTGECSEQEQNLNDELLWLWNSSTALFPSAYLPLGLQNNQNAAYYVRGRVQEAVRVSALPKHSYTSPIYVYLQPLFRDQSKIYLSEMDLMNTIGESAALGASGAVLWGASADYNNKESCEALSAYLPSTLNPYITNVTAAAKLCSSTLCQNKGRCVRKNPQSNTYLHLNPKHFNILKSRGQYLALGMPSLSDIRKFLDDFTCQCYAGQKCSAKMPDSLPTTPVVVRVTSYETNTF, from the exons ATGAAGATAAAG ATAATCCAGAAGTTTAACGAATTTGCAGAAGCTGCAACAATGTTGTTTTCCATTCATCTGGGATCACCTCTCCATCTAGTTATCCTGATCTCCCTTTGGGGCTTTCTTAACATAACATTAGCTCTACCACCAACCATGCCTCCGATCTTCAAAGACACACCCTTCTCTGTTATCTGGAACGCCCCTACCCCGGTATGTGAGAAGCTTGAAATCAATTTGGACACTTCAGCATTCAATGCCGTCACTACGCCAGCCAGTGTCCCAAACCAATTTCTGAACCTCTTCTACGCCGAACGTATCGGTCTGTACCCTTACGTAAAACCGGACACCAAAGAGGAGTTTAATGGCGGCATTCCCCAAAAGGCCAACCTGACAGCCAGCCTGTTAAAAGAACTTGACGATGTCAAATATTACATCCCATGGTTCTCCCCAGGTTTGGCCGTGATCGACTGGGAGGCGTGGCGACCGCTGTGGGCAAGAAATTGGAGTTCTAAACAAATCTACAGGGAGCTCTCCATTCAAAATGTGCAGGAGAAAAACCCAACTCTGTCCTCCGATGAGACTGTAGCTTTGGCCAAAAAGCAGTTTCAAGCGGCCGCTAGGGCTTATATGGAAGGCACATTAAAGCTTGGGATCGAAATGAGGCCAAACTACCTTTGGGGCTATTATTTATTCCCTGACTCTTACAATTATGGATGGGAGCAGCCTGGTTATACCGGTGAATGTTCAGAACAAGAGCAGAACTTGAATGATGAGCTCCTTTGGCTGTGGAACTCAAGCACGGCATTGTTTCCTTCTGCGTACCTGCCGCTAGGCCTTCAGAACAACCAAAACGCAGCTTACTATGTTCGTGGACGAGTACAGGAGGCCGTCCGGGTGTCTGCTTTGCCAAAGCATAGCTACACCTCTCCGATTTACGTATACTTGCAACCTCTGTTTCGGGATCAGTCAAAAATATACCTGAGTGAG atGGATCTGATGAATACTATTGGGGAGAGTGCAGCTCTGGGGGCATCAGGGGCCGTGCTATGGGGGGCCAGCGCAGATTATAACAACAAG GAATCATGTGAAGctctgtctgcctatctaccCTCCACTCTTAACCCTTATATAACCAATGTGACAGCCGCCGCTAAACTTTGCAGTAGCACGCTGTGTCAAAACAAAGGCCGCTGTGTGCGCAAGAATCCTCAATCAAACACCTATCTGCACTTGAATCCGAAACATTTTAACATCCTAAAGAGTCGTGGTCAGTACTTGGCCCTGGGGATGCCTTCCCTCAGTGACATCAGGAAGTTTTTGGACGACTTCACCTGTCAGTGTTACGCGGGTCAGAAATGCTCAGCCAAAATGCCGGACTCCCTTCCCACAACTCCAGTGGTTGTTCGTGTAACCTCATatgagacaaacacattttga
- the LOC135781517 gene encoding hyaluronidase-5-like isoform X2: MLSLMGNQGKRSVLTFYTIYLIIFVSSCTSSSPPSTSVPLFNERPFVLLWNGPISKCQQLKIPLDLSLVQAVTTPARVSNQSLTLFYKNRIGLFPYVDVQSSKEYNGGIPQRGNLSASLKKAKDEFTQYIPDSSSGLAVMDWEEWLPMFDRNLDIKEIYKDLSINYTLEHNVSLNLQQAASKAKQPFQKAARSFMEQTLKLGVALRPQYLWGYYLFPDCYNYEFEVQNYTGVCSEHTKQLNDKLFWLWESSTALYPSAYLPANISGSKTAALFVRHQVQEAMRVAALPKHGYTVPVYVYLRPLLRDQKEIYMNEASCEGLSAYLSDTLNPYIANVTAAADFCSKRLCQGSGRCVRKKYNSDHYLHLSSESHQIRRIAGKYVVSGTPSLNDLNDWADKFTCQCYRDRKCSAKITV, encoded by the exons ATGTTAAGCTTG ATGGGAAACCAAGGAAAGCGTAGTGTGTTAACATTTTACACCATTTACCTCATCATATTTGTCTCTTCTTGCACATCATCATCTCCTCCATCAACATCCGTTCCTCTCTTCAACGAAAGACCTTTTGTGCTCTTATGGAATGGACCTATTTCCAAATGCCAACAGTTAAAAATCCCTCTCGATTTATCACTGGTCCAGGCAGTCACAACACCTGCAAGGGTAAGCAATCAATCCCTGACCCTGTTCTACAAAAACCGAATTGGGCTTTTCCCCTATGTGGACGTTCAGTCCTCCAAAGAGTATAATGGTGGCATACCGCAAAGAGGTAATTTATCTGCTAGTCTAAAGAAAGCTAAAGACGAGTTTACCCAGTACATACCCGACTCATCTTCTGGGTTGGCTGTCATGGACTGGGAAGAGTGGCTTCCGATGTTTGACCGAAATTTGGACATAAAAGAGATCTACAAGGACCTGTCCATCAACTACACCCTGGAGCATAACGTTTCCCTCAACTTGCAACAGGCTGCCAGCAAAGCTAAACAACCGTTTCAGAAAGCAGCAAGAAGTTTTATGGAGCAAACTTTAAAGTTAGGGGTCGCTCTTAGACCACAGTACCTGTGGGGCTACTATTTATTCCCAGATTGCTATAATTATGAATTTGAGGTTCAAAACTACACAGGTGTTTGTTCAGAGCACACAAAACAATTGAACGATAAACTTTTCTGGCTGTGGGAGAGCAGTACAGCCCTTTATCCATCAGCATACCTGCCGGCAAATATAAGTGGAAGTAAAACCGCAGCGCTGTTTGTTCGTCACCAAGTGCAAGAGGCAATGAGAGTTGCAGCCTTACCGAAACATGGCTACACTGTGCCTGTTTATGTCTATTTACGCCCCCTTTTACGGGACCAAAAGGAGATTTACATGAATGAG GCCTCTTGTGAAGGTTTATCTGCATACCTGTCTGACACATTAAACCCCTACATTGCCAACGTCACCGCTGCGGCTGATTTCTGCAGCAAACGTCTCTGTCAGGGCAGCGGACGCTGTGTCCGCAAAAAGTACAATTCGGATCACTATCTCCACCTCAGTTCAGAGAGCCACCAAATTAGAAGGATTGCTGGGAAATATGTGGTCTCTGGGACCCCATCATTAAATGACCTCAATGACTGGGCAGACAAATTCACCTGTCAGTGCTACAGAGACAGAAAGTGCTCAGCTAAAATCACCGTTTAG
- the LOC135781517 gene encoding hyaluronidase-5-like isoform X1, whose product MLSLMGNQGKRSVLTFYTIYLIIFVSSCTSSSPPSTSVPLFNERPFVLLWNGPISKCQQLKIPLDLSLVQAVTTPARVSNQSLTLFYKNRIGLFPYVDVQSSKEYNGGIPQRGNLSASLKKAKDEFTQYIPDSSSGLAVMDWEEWLPMFDRNLDIKEIYKDLSINYTLEHNVSLNLQQAASKAKQPFQKAARSFMEQTLKLGVALRPQYLWGYYLFPDCYNYEFEVQNYTGVCSEHTKQLNDKLFWLWESSTALYPSAYLPANISGSKTAALFVRHQVQEAMRVAALPKHGYTVPVYVYLRPLLRDQKEIYMNENDLVSSIGESAVLGASGSILWGASADYNDKASCEGLSAYLSDTLNPYIANVTAAADFCSKRLCQGSGRCVRKKYNSDHYLHLSSESHQIRRIAGKYVVSGTPSLNDLNDWADKFTCQCYRDRKCSAKITV is encoded by the exons ATGTTAAGCTTG ATGGGAAACCAAGGAAAGCGTAGTGTGTTAACATTTTACACCATTTACCTCATCATATTTGTCTCTTCTTGCACATCATCATCTCCTCCATCAACATCCGTTCCTCTCTTCAACGAAAGACCTTTTGTGCTCTTATGGAATGGACCTATTTCCAAATGCCAACAGTTAAAAATCCCTCTCGATTTATCACTGGTCCAGGCAGTCACAACACCTGCAAGGGTAAGCAATCAATCCCTGACCCTGTTCTACAAAAACCGAATTGGGCTTTTCCCCTATGTGGACGTTCAGTCCTCCAAAGAGTATAATGGTGGCATACCGCAAAGAGGTAATTTATCTGCTAGTCTAAAGAAAGCTAAAGACGAGTTTACCCAGTACATACCCGACTCATCTTCTGGGTTGGCTGTCATGGACTGGGAAGAGTGGCTTCCGATGTTTGACCGAAATTTGGACATAAAAGAGATCTACAAGGACCTGTCCATCAACTACACCCTGGAGCATAACGTTTCCCTCAACTTGCAACAGGCTGCCAGCAAAGCTAAACAACCGTTTCAGAAAGCAGCAAGAAGTTTTATGGAGCAAACTTTAAAGTTAGGGGTCGCTCTTAGACCACAGTACCTGTGGGGCTACTATTTATTCCCAGATTGCTATAATTATGAATTTGAGGTTCAAAACTACACAGGTGTTTGTTCAGAGCACACAAAACAATTGAACGATAAACTTTTCTGGCTGTGGGAGAGCAGTACAGCCCTTTATCCATCAGCATACCTGCCGGCAAATATAAGTGGAAGTAAAACCGCAGCGCTGTTTGTTCGTCACCAAGTGCAAGAGGCAATGAGAGTTGCAGCCTTACCGAAACATGGCTACACTGTGCCTGTTTATGTCTATTTACGCCCCCTTTTACGGGACCAAAAGGAGATTTACATGAATGAG AATGACCTGGTCAGTAGTATAGGTGAAAGTGCAGTTTTGGGGGCATCCGGATCTATTCTTTGGGGGGCTAGTGCCGATTATAATGACAAG GCCTCTTGTGAAGGTTTATCTGCATACCTGTCTGACACATTAAACCCCTACATTGCCAACGTCACCGCTGCGGCTGATTTCTGCAGCAAACGTCTCTGTCAGGGCAGCGGACGCTGTGTCCGCAAAAAGTACAATTCGGATCACTATCTCCACCTCAGTTCAGAGAGCCACCAAATTAGAAGGATTGCTGGGAAATATGTGGTCTCTGGGACCCCATCATTAAATGACCTCAATGACTGGGCAGACAAATTCACCTGTCAGTGCTACAGAGACAGAAAGTGCTCAGCTAAAATCACCGTTTAG
- the hyal4 gene encoding hyaluronidase-4 produces the protein MPGVPCGALQHHTAPVACAIICSWLLILVHPAICQKPAKLPLVGRKPFLAAWNAPLDMCTLKYNINVSLDLFHISGSPRAVHTGQNVTIFYANRLGHYPFYNEQGVSINGGLPQNCSLEAHLRKAREDIVHFIPSEDFRGLAVIDWEFWRPQWSRNWHKKDIYRQRSRELIEQAYVNVTEDQVEELARLRFEKSAKEFMRDTLQLGTQTRPQGLWGFYLYPDCHNYNVHAHDYNGTCPEQETFRNDQLDWLWNSSTALFPALAIRKGHTDSIRNLHFSKNRVLESLRLASNTSLPYDLPTYVYTRLGYRDDAMAFLTQNDLIHTIGESAALGAAGFVIWGDLNLTSSRHNCSKVKAFLNHRLGQYITNVTRAAEVCSDYLCQSNGRCVRRDPEEPHYLHLSRGSYRIHSNRNGTFTVTGGASQRDLNLLTKRFRCHCYQGYQGGRCDSIEPVEKEEDNMIKEDMEEVWEEKPEEPEETRDTAVPLEKAFLLTVLLLSLNLA, from the exons ATGCCCGGTGTGCCCTGCGGGGCCTTGCAACACCACACTGCGCCTGTAGCCTGTGCGATCATCTGCTCCTGGCTTTTGATCCTGGTCCATCCTGCCATTTGCCAAAAACCTGCAAAGCTGCCTTTGGTGGGCCGCAAGCCTTTCCTGGCAGCCTGGAATGCCCCGCTGGACATGTGTACGCTGAAGTACAATATCAACGTCAGCCTTGATCTTTTCCACATCAGCGGAAGTCCACGGGCAGTCCACACGGGTCAGAATGTCACCATCTTCTATGCCAACCGTCTGGGCCACTACCCTTTCTACAACGAACAGGGTGTTTCCATCAACGGAGGCCTACCTCAAAACTGCAGCCTTGAAGCGCATCTTCGCAAAGCCCGAGAAGACATAGTGCACTTTATACCTTCGGAAGACTTCCGTGGCCTGGCTGTAATCGACTGGGAGTTCTGGAGACCGCAATGGAGTCGAAACTGGCACAAGAAGGACATTTATCGGCAGCGTTCGCGTGAGCTTATTGAACAGGCCTACGTTAACGTAACCGAAGACCAGGTGGAGGAACTTGCCCGCTTGCGCTTCGAAAAGAGCGCCAAGGAGTTCATGCGGGACACTCTGCAGCTCGGCACGCAAACCCGTCCACAAGGACTCTGGGGTTTCTACCTGTATCCTGACTGCCACAATTACAATGTGCATGCGCATGACTACAACGGCACGTGCCCTGAACAGGAGACCTTTCGTAATGACCAGCTGGATTGGCTGTGGAACAGTAGCACTGCCCTTTTTCCTGCCCTGGCTATACGCAAGGGTCACACGGACAGCATTCGCAACCTGCACTTCTCAAAAAATAGGGTGCTGGAGTCGCTGAGGCTGGCCTCCAATACCTCACTGCCCTATGACCTGCCTACATATGTATATACACGCCTGGGATACAGGGATGACGCTATGGCATTTCTGACCCAG AATGATTTAATACATACAATAGGAGAAAGTGCTGCTCTGGGTGCTGCAGGTTTTGTCATTTGGGGTGATCTCAACCTCACATCTTCAAGG CACAACTGTTCCAAAGTGAAGGCATTTCTGAACCACAGACTGGGTCAGTACATCACTAATGTTACCCGGGCAGCAGAAGTCTGTAGCGACTACCTGTGTCAGTCCAATGGACGCTGCGTCCGTCGAGACCCAGAGGAGCCGCACTATCTACACCTGAGCCGCGGGAGCTATCGGATCCACTCCAACCGGAACGGCACATTTACTGTGACCGGCGGGGCCTCACAGCGTGACCTCAACCTGCTGACCAAGAGGTTTCGCTGTCACTGCTACCAGGGGTACCAGGGCGGCCGCTGCGACAGCATAGAGCCAGTAGAGAAAGAAGAAGACAATATGATAAAGGAGGACATGGAGGAGGTGTGGGAGGAGAAACCGGAGGAGCCTGAGGAGACGAGGGATACGGCTGTGCCTTTAGAAAAAGCCTTCCTTCTGACGGTTCTACTCCTTTCGTTGAACTTAGCTTAA